One window of Patescibacteria group bacterium genomic DNA carries:
- the amrB gene encoding AmmeMemoRadiSam system protein B — translation MIVFSAICPHPPILIPNIGKDNLDKIKDTAKALKDLEKDLYAAKPDVILIISPHGEIIPDAFSINLNSSYYLDFEEFGDFTTKAEFKSSPRLVLQLKERVENQFPLILSSMNKLDHGAGVPLFYLTKHLKNIEIIPLSYSLLDYDKHFQFGQLLKKELVKSDKRVAIIASGDMSHVLTKDAPAGYSPKGAEFDAKLVNLLKRKDMRGILNLDHKLIEEAAECGLRSFLILLGIIEEYKYDVEVLSYEGPFGVGYLVANFKLV, via the coding sequence ATGATTGTTTTTAGCGCGATTTGTCCCCATCCGCCAATTCTCATTCCTAATATCGGCAAGGACAATTTGGATAAAATTAAAGATACGGCCAAGGCCTTAAAAGATTTGGAAAAAGATTTATATGCTGCCAAGCCTGATGTTATTTTGATTATCTCGCCTCATGGAGAAATAATTCCTGATGCCTTTTCCATAAATTTAAATTCAAGTTATTACCTTGATTTTGAGGAGTTCGGTGATTTTACCACTAAGGCAGAATTTAAAAGCAGCCCGAGGCTAGTTTTACAATTAAAAGAAAGGGTTGAAAATCAATTTCCTCTGATATTATCAAGTATGAATAAATTAGATCATGGCGCAGGCGTGCCGCTTTTTTATCTGACTAAGCATCTTAAAAATATTGAAATTATCCCCTTATCTTATAGCCTGCTTGATTATGACAAGCATTTCCAATTTGGCCAGCTTTTGAAAAAAGAGCTTGTCAAAAGCGACAAACGCGTGGCAATTATTGCTTCCGGTGATATGTCCCATGTTTTAACCAAAGACGCTCCTGCCGGCTATTCACCCAAAGGAGCTGAATTTGATGCCAAGCTTGTTAACCTGTTGAAACGCAAGGATATGCGCGGTATTTTAAATCTTGACCATAAATTGATTGAGGAGGCGGCAGAATGCGGTCTGCGTTCATTTTTAATCTTATTGGGAATTATTGAAGAATATAAATATGATGTTGAAGTCTTGTCTTATGAAGGGCCTTTTGGCGTGGGTTATCTAGTGGCAAATTTTAAGTTGGTGTAA
- the amrA gene encoding AmmeMemoRadiSam system protein A, with protein sequence MDPYIQLAQQTIFNHFGVKQADLESLNLPKEMLTKKAGVFVTLYRHGKLRGCIGTLEPTKKNIAEEIKQNAIWSATEDPRFEPVIAKELEDLNISVDVLNPSVAIKDIKELNPKKYGVIVEAGRKKGLLLPDLEGVETVDEQISIACEKAGIDPAKENFLVYKFTVTRHEA encoded by the coding sequence ATGGATCCCTATATTCAATTAGCGCAACAAACTATTTTTAATCATTTTGGCGTAAAGCAAGCCGATTTAGAATCTTTGAATTTGCCTAAAGAAATGTTAACCAAAAAAGCAGGAGTTTTTGTGACTTTATACCGCCATGGCAAATTGCGCGGTTGTATTGGCACATTAGAGCCAACTAAAAAAAATATTGCAGAGGAAATTAAACAAAACGCAATTTGGTCAGCTACAGAAGATCCCCGCTTTGAACCTGTAATAGCCAAAGAATTAGAGGATTTAAATATTTCTGTTGATGTTTTAAATCCCTCGGTTGCAATTAAGGATATAAAAGAATTAAACCCTAAAAAATATGGCGTTATTGTGGAAGCAGGCAGAAAAAAAGGGTTGCTTTTGCCTGATTTGGAAGGAGTTGAAACAGTTGACGAGCAAATAAGTATTGCTTGCGAAAAAGCCGGCATTGATCCTGCAAAAGAAAATTTTTTAGTATATAAATTTACAGTTACCAGACATGAAGCCTAA